One genomic window of Scatophagus argus isolate fScaArg1 chromosome 16, fScaArg1.pri, whole genome shotgun sequence includes the following:
- the polr3k gene encoding DNA-directed RNA polymerase III subunit RPC10: MLLFCPTCGNVLIVEEGQKCMRFACNTCPYVHNITRKVNNRKYPKLKEVDDVLGGAAAWENVDSTPETCPKCEHPRAYFMQIQTRSADEPMTTFYKCCNAQCGHRWRD; the protein is encoded by the exons ATGCTTCTTTTTTGTCCAACCTGCGGAAACGTTTTAATCGTCGAGGAAGGACAGAAGTGCATGAGGTTCGCCTGTAACACCTGTCCGTATGTACACAACATCACGAGGAAG gTGAATAACAGAAAGTATCCCAAGCTGAAAGAGGTGGATGATGTGCTTGGTGGCGCAGCAGCTTGGGAAAACGTCGACTCAACTCCTG AAACTTGTCCCAAGTGTGAGCACCCTCGGGCCTATTTCATGCAGATTCAGACCAGGTCAGCTGATGAGCCGATGACTACTTTCTACAAATGCTGCAATGCCCAGTGTGGACACCGATGGAGAGACTGA
- the snrnp25 gene encoding U11/U12 small nuclear ribonucleoprotein 25 kDa protein — MMEEQSPDTAGGGQPVKDEEVEKELAALEAEEEEDEEALPHSEILDVFEEGLARLVQDPLLCDLPIQVTLEEINSQIALEYGQAMTVKVLKADGEVMPIVVVQNATVLDLKKAISRFMELKQQREGGVKHISWRYVWRTYNLVFQGEKLENDKMRLKDYGIRNRDEVTFMKRLRKK, encoded by the exons ATGATGGAGGAGCAGAGTCCGGACActgctggaggaggacagcCCGTAAAGGATGAAGAGGTGGAAAAAGAGTTGGCGGCTCtagaggcagaggaggaagaagacgaaGAGGCTCTTCCTCACTCGGAGATCCTGGATGTTTTCGAGGAGGGACTGGCTCGACTTGTGCAGGACCCTTTACTCTGTGATCTGCCAATCCAG GTGACTTTGGAGGAGATAAATTCTCAGATTGCTCTGGAGTATGGCCAAGCGATGACTGTGAAGGTTTTAAAGGCGGATGGCGAAGTTATGC CCATAGTGGTGGTGCAAAATGCCACTGTCCTGGACCTGAAGAAGGCCATCAGCAGATTCATGGAGCTGAAACAACAACGTGAAGGCGGAGTGAAGCACATCAGCTG GAGATACGTTTGGAGAACTTATAATTTGGTGTTTCAAGGAGAAAAGCTTGAAAATGATAAGATGAGGCTGAAGGA CTATGGGATCAGGAACAGAGATGAAGTGACGTTCATGAAGAGACTCAGGAAAAAGTGA